One Candidatus Niyogibacteria bacterium genomic region harbors:
- the secY gene encoding preprotein translocase subunit SecY: protein MWQKIKLIFTDPDLRKKILFVLAILIVFRLGAAIPIPGVDHERLAAFFGGNQFFGLLNIFSGGAMDNLSVMMLGVGPYITASIIMQLLTMMIPRFKEMYQEEGEAGRKKFNQYSRLAAAPLAALQGFGLLTLLSRQGVLGELSLFGEVTNIIIVTAGSVLLMWLGELISEYGFGNGVSILIFAGIISGVPQSLSRTIFASDIYQLPVIFGFVVAAVLIIAAVVIITEGQRPVPISYARRIRGSKMYGGISTYLPLRVNQAGVIPIIFALSILLFPQMIVNFMSSIDNNTLRVISSALLNFLNNPWVYAGLYFLLVFLFTYFYTAVTFDPDAISGNLQKSGAFVPGIRPGRPTSEFLYKILNRITLIGALFLGAIAVLPLAMRAITGLVTLTIGGTALLIVVSVVLETIKQVEAQIVMRSYE, encoded by the coding sequence ATGTGGCAAAAAATAAAATTAATTTTTACCGACCCGGATTTAAGGAAAAAAATACTTTTTGTTTTGGCGATTCTTATCGTTTTCAGGCTGGGGGCCGCCATTCCAATTCCGGGCGTGGATCACGAAAGGCTTGCGGCGTTTTTCGGCGGTAATCAATTTTTCGGCTTGCTGAATATTTTTTCGGGCGGAGCTATGGATAATCTTTCGGTAATGATGCTCGGAGTCGGTCCCTATATTACTGCTTCAATTATAATGCAGCTTTTAACAATGATGATTCCCCGATTTAAAGAGATGTATCAGGAAGAAGGCGAGGCCGGCCGAAAGAAATTTAATCAATATTCGCGTCTGGCCGCCGCCCCTTTGGCTGCTTTGCAGGGTTTCGGGCTTTTAACACTTTTATCCCGACAAGGCGTTTTAGGCGAGCTTTCTCTTTTTGGTGAAGTAACAAATATAATAATTGTGACTGCGGGGTCCGTTCTTTTGATGTGGTTGGGGGAGCTCATATCGGAATACGGTTTTGGAAACGGGGTTTCTATTCTTATTTTCGCGGGTATCATATCCGGTGTGCCGCAGTCTTTGAGCCGGACTATTTTTGCCTCCGATATTTATCAACTGCCCGTTATTTTTGGATTCGTGGTTGCCGCGGTTTTAATTATTGCCGCTGTGGTAATCATAACCGAAGGCCAGAGGCCGGTGCCGATATCTTATGCCCGCCGTATCCGCGGTTCCAAGATGTACGGCGGAATATCCACCTACCTGCCTTTAAGGGTGAATCAGGCCGGAGTCATACCGATAATTTTTGCCCTATCTATCCTCCTTTTTCCTCAGATGATAGTTAATTTTATGTCCAGTATTGATAATAATACTCTTAGAGTAATAAGTTCCGCGCTTTTAAATTTTTTGAATAATCCGTGGGTTTACGCCGGCCTTTATTTTCTTTTGGTTTTTCTTTTCACTTATTTTTACACGGCCGTAACTTTTGACCCGGACGCCATATCCGGCAACCTCCAGAAATCGGGAGCGTTCGTGCCCGGAATAAGACCCGGACGCCCGACCTCGGAATTTTTATACAAGATTTTAAACCGCATTACTTTAATAGGCGCTTTGTTTTTGGGCGCGATCGCGGTTTTGCCGCTCGCCATGCGCGCTATTACCGGCCTCGTGACGCTGACTATCGGCGGCACCGCTCTTTTGATTGTGGTTTCTGTTGTTCTTGAAACCATTAAACAAGTTGAGGCGCAGATTGTTATGAGAAGTTACGAGTGA
- a CDS encoding uL15 family ribosomal protein, producing the protein MQLHHLKPKTRFKNKKRIGRGGKRGTYSGRGIKGQKARAGHRIRPEIRDVLKKIPKLRGYRVKTRPRHTVIVNTLDLEKHFQPGSKVTPQELVKKGLVKKISGRVPEVKLLGSGELTKNLLVAECQISRGAKEKIEKAGGSIVQNA; encoded by the coding sequence ATGCAGCTTCATCATTTAAAACCAAAAACCCGTTTTAAGAATAAAAAAAGAATAGGCCGCGGAGGCAAACGCGGCACGTATTCCGGACGCGGCATAAAGGGCCAGAAGGCAAGGGCCGGTCACAGAATCAGACCGGAAATACGCGATGTCTTGAAAAAGATACCTAAACTTCGCGGGTATCGCGTAAAAACCAGGCCGAGGCATACTGTCATTGTTAATACTTTAGATTTGGAAAAACATTTTCAGCCCGGAAGCAAAGTGACCCCCCAGGAACTGGTTAAAAAGGGCTTGGTTAAAAAAATAAGCGGCCGAGTCCCCGAGGTAAAACTTCTTGGTTCCGGGGAATTGACGAAAAACCTATTGGTTGCGGAATGCCAGATATCCAGGGGAGCTAAAGAAAAAATAGAAAAAGCCGGAGGAAGTATAGTTCAAAACGCATAA
- a CDS encoding 30S ribosomal protein S5 — protein sequence MRSKNFSKRREKSDSEFEQKLIDLRRVARVVAGGRRFSFRATMVVGNKFGEVGIGTAKGSDTSTAIQKAVKQAGKRTIRISLNKNMSISHDVYGKFASSEVIIRPALEGHGLVAGSSVRAILDLAGVKNASAKILSRTKNKISNARAAMEALKKLK from the coding sequence ATGCGGTCAAAAAATTTTTCAAAAAGACGCGAAAAAAGTGATTCTGAGTTTGAACAGAAGCTGATTGATTTGCGTCGCGTTGCCAGAGTTGTGGCCGGCGGCCGGCGTTTCAGTTTCAGGGCGACAATGGTTGTCGGCAATAAATTTGGGGAGGTCGGAATAGGAACGGCCAAGGGCTCAGATACGTCTACGGCCATACAAAAAGCCGTTAAACAAGCCGGGAAAAGGACCATTAGGATTTCTTTGAATAAAAATATGTCAATTTCCCATGATGTTTACGGCAAGTTCGCGAGCTCTGAAGTCATAATTAGGCCGGCTCTTGAGGGACATGGTTTGGTAGCCGGCAGTTCGGTGCGCGCGATTTTGGATCTCGCTGGCGTAAAAAACGCCTCGGCCAAGATTTTATCACGTACAAAAAATAAGATTTCCAACGCCCGCGCGGCGATGGAAGCGCTTAAAAAACTTAAATAA
- a CDS encoding 50S ribosomal protein L18 yields MKNKKEKRIRSHKMIRIKVSGTAKRPRLSVFRSNKHIYAQVIDDEKGRTIVGISDPAAKDAKKQNKSIRARALGKLLAQRAKEAKVKKVVFDRGGYNYHGRLKSLADGAREGGLEF; encoded by the coding sequence ATGAAAAACAAGAAAGAAAAAAGAATACGCAGCCACAAAATGATTCGTATAAAAGTTAGCGGAACCGCGAAGCGTCCGCGACTTTCGGTTTTCCGTTCCAATAAACATATTTATGCTCAGGTGATAGATGATGAAAAAGGCAGGACCATCGTAGGCATTTCCGACCCGGCGGCAAAAGATGCCAAAAAACAGAACAAAAGCATCCGCGCCCGCGCTTTAGGCAAACTGCTTGCCCAGCGCGCCAAAGAAGCCAAGGTTAAAAAAGTAGTTTTTGACCGAGGGGGTTATAATTATCATGGTCGGCTTAAATCTTTGGCTGATGGTGCCAGGGAGGGCGGGCTGGAATTTTAA
- the rplF gene encoding 50S ribosomal protein L6, with protein MSRLAKKPIIIPQGVSVEFSGGELKVKGPKGELNRKVPAFLDFDVSAGEVYIKPKLNTKDISAFLGTFVRHLNNMIDGVTKGFEKKLELEGVGFRAEVRGNDLVLNLGFSHPITVSPPKGVSFSVEKNTIIVSGPDKETVGNLAATIRSHKKPEPYKGKGIRYSGEIIRRKAGKKVAASA; from the coding sequence ATGAGCCGTTTAGCCAAAAAACCGATAATAATTCCTCAAGGCGTCTCCGTTGAATTTAGCGGGGGCGAATTAAAAGTTAAAGGGCCGAAGGGGGAGCTAAACCGAAAAGTTCCGGCGTTTCTTGACTTTGACGTTTCGGCGGGCGAAGTTTATATTAAACCCAAATTAAACACTAAAGATATTTCGGCTTTCTTGGGGACATTTGTCAGACATTTGAACAATATGATTGATGGTGTGACCAAAGGATTTGAAAAAAAACTGGAATTGGAGGGCGTGGGCTTTAGAGCCGAAGTCAGAGGCAACGACTTGGTCCTGAACCTGGGTTTTTCGCACCCGATAACAGTTTCTCCGCCTAAGGGAGTTTCCTTTTCGGTGGAAAAAAATACGATTATTGTTTCTGGTCCGGACAAAGAAACCGTCGGCAATCTAGCCGCGACCATAAGAAGCCACAAAAAACCCGAGCCCTACAAAGGCAAGGGCATACGTTATTCCGGAGAAATAATAAGGCGAAAGGCCGGCAAAAAGGTGGCCGCCTCGGCTTAG
- the rpsH gene encoding 30S ribosomal protein S8, with protein sequence MVGDPIGDMFSRINNAGRAKKSVVAVPYSKIKMEIAKLLEKRGLAGEAARKGKKNRRAIELPLFYDESGSGKITEIKRVSKPSRRIYKGWRELKPVKGGTGLYIISTPFGIIDDKQARKLKVGGEILGEAW encoded by the coding sequence ATGGTAGGAGATCCAATCGGCGACATGTTCAGTCGTATAAATAATGCCGGACGGGCGAAAAAATCCGTGGTTGCGGTTCCGTATTCCAAAATAAAAATGGAAATAGCTAAACTTCTGGAAAAACGTGGTTTAGCCGGTGAAGCCGCGCGGAAAGGCAAAAAGAACCGCCGCGCAATTGAGTTGCCGCTATTTTATGACGAATCCGGCTCGGGCAAAATTACGGAAATAAAACGCGTTTCAAAACCGTCGCGAAGAATTTATAAAGGTTGGCGCGAGTTGAAGCCGGTTAAAGGCGGGACAGGCCTGTACATAATTTCAACACCGTTCGGGATAATAGATGATAAGCAAGCTAGAAAATTAAAGGTGGGCGGAGAAATTCTCGGCGAAGCATGGTAA
- a CDS encoding type Z 30S ribosomal protein S14 — translation MAKTSVVARSQKTPKFKSRLVRRCFRCGRKRGYMRDFDLCRICFRELANEGEIPGIRKSSW, via the coding sequence ATGGCCAAAACATCGGTTGTCGCCAGATCCCAAAAAACACCCAAATTTAAATCGCGCTTAGTGCGCCGTTGTTTTCGGTGCGGCCGGAAGCGGGGTTACATGCGCGATTTTGACCTTTGCCGAATTTGTTTCAGAGAGTTAGCCAACGAAGGAGAAATACCCGGAATAAGAAAATCATCATGGTAG
- the rplE gene encoding 50S ribosomal protein L5, with product MNELKLKYGENIADILKKKLGFKNSLAAPRLIKIVINTGTGRKEEKDKEIIIRHFELISGQKCAPRGAKKSIAAFKTRQGVVVGFACTLRGARMYDFLDKLINVALPRIRDFRGIDLKSIDSSGNLTIGFKEHIVFPEIAGEDVKAPFGLEVTLVTNAKTRDEAEALFKAIGVPFKK from the coding sequence ATGAATGAATTAAAATTAAAATACGGTGAAAATATCGCGGATATTTTGAAAAAAAAGCTCGGATTTAAAAACAGCCTTGCCGCCCCGAGACTGATTAAAATTGTCATAAATACCGGTACGGGCCGCAAGGAGGAAAAAGATAAAGAGATTATTATCAGGCATTTTGAGCTTATTTCTGGACAGAAATGCGCGCCCCGCGGGGCTAAAAAGTCTATTGCTGCTTTCAAGACAAGGCAGGGGGTAGTGGTTGGTTTTGCCTGCACTTTGCGCGGGGCGCGGATGTATGATTTTTTGGATAAACTGATAAATGTGGCGCTTCCTCGCATCCGCGATTTCAGGGGCATTGATTTGAAGTCCATAGATTCTTCCGGAAACTTGACTATCGGCTTTAAAGAGCATATTGTATTTCCGGAGATAGCCGGCGAAGATGTCAAGGCGCCGTTCGGATTGGAGGTGACCTTAGTGACGAACGCCAAGACGAGAGATGAGGCAGAGGCGCTGTTTAAGGCGATTGGAGTACCGTTTAAGAAATAA
- a CDS encoding 50S ribosomal protein L24 codes for MEKIKKNDLVKVLSGKDRGKSGRVLKVLPKDNLVVVEGLNIRKRHRRPKRQGEKGQVVQVPSPIHISNAMLICPSCSKPQRTKSVLDDKGHRTRVCRKCGAKIP; via the coding sequence ATGGAAAAAATAAAAAAGAACGATTTGGTCAAAGTATTAAGCGGTAAAGACCGTGGAAAATCCGGCCGCGTGCTTAAAGTTTTACCAAAGGATAATCTGGTCGTGGTTGAGGGTTTAAATATCAGGAAACGCCATCGTCGCCCAAAGCGTCAGGGGGAAAAGGGCCAAGTTGTTCAGGTTCCTTCCCCCATTCATATTTCAAACGCTATGCTGATTTGTCCTTCTTGTTCAAAGCCGCAAAGAACCAAGAGCGTTTTGGATGATAAAGGCCACCGAACAAGGGTTTGCCGCAAATGCGGAGCAAAAATACCATGA
- the rplN gene encoding 50S ribosomal protein L14 → MIQPRSIIGVADNSGAKIIQCIRVLGGTRRRYARIGDIIIASVKKAEPRKEVKKKDVVRAVVVRQRQPYRRKDGTYIRFDDNAAVIVDGKEPKGGRIFGPMPRELREMGFIKIISLAPEVI, encoded by the coding sequence ATGATTCAGCCAAGATCAATTATTGGAGTTGCCGATAATTCCGGAGCAAAAATTATACAGTGCATCCGTGTTTTAGGCGGGACAAGGCGCAGATATGCCCGTATCGGCGATATTATTATAGCCTCGGTTAAAAAAGCCGAACCGCGCAAAGAAGTAAAGAAAAAAGATGTTGTGCGTGCCGTTGTAGTCCGGCAGCGTCAGCCCTATCGCCGAAAAGACGGAACTTACATAAGGTTTGACGATAACGCCGCGGTAATCGTAGACGGCAAAGAGCCTAAGGGCGGCAGAATTTTCGGGCCGATGCCGCGGGAATTGAGAGAGATGGGATTTATCAAGATTATATCTTTGGCTCCGGAAGTAATTTAA
- the rpsQ gene encoding 30S ribosomal protein S17, translating into MNDSIKHKQRFKGKIISLSQNKTAIVEVTRLLKHPKYKKYFKRFKRYSAHYETGQHKIGEMAVIESARPISKTKKWVLI; encoded by the coding sequence ATGAACGACTCAATAAAACATAAACAAAGGTTTAAAGGCAAAATTATTTCTTTGTCGCAGAATAAGACGGCGATTGTTGAAGTTACGCGCCTTTTAAAACATCCGAAATACAAGAAATATTTTAAAAGGTTTAAAAGATACAGCGCTCATTATGAAACCGGCCAGCATAAAATCGGCGAGATGGCGGTGATTGAATCGGCGCGCCCGATTTCCAAGACTAAAAAATGGGTTTTAATTTAA
- the rpmC gene encoding 50S ribosomal protein L29 encodes MKMKTKEIFSRNNIGDLERELASSREELREFRFSASQSKIKNVKSGREIKHIIARLLTRINQLKRK; translated from the coding sequence ATGAAAATGAAAACAAAAGAAATTTTTAGCCGCAATAATATCGGGGACCTTGAGCGTGAGCTTGCTTCCAGCCGCGAGGAACTTCGTGAGTTTCGTTTTTCGGCGTCCCAATCCAAGATTAAAAATGTTAAATCAGGCCGTGAAATAAAACATATTATCGCCCGTCTTCTTACGCGCATTAATCAATTAAAACGAAAATGA
- the rplP gene encoding 50S ribosomal protein L16 has product MLLPKKVKHRKWHRLRGSERGVDNRGTEVSFGSFGLKSQEGGHITAQQIEAGRKAISRYVQKGGRMWIRIFPDRPKTAKPPEVGMGAGKGDLVGYFAMVKAGRVIFEVDGLSDENAHESLRKAGAKLGLKTKIVKR; this is encoded by the coding sequence ATGTTGTTGCCTAAAAAAGTAAAACATAGAAAATGGCATCGTCTGCGCGGTAGTGAGCGCGGCGTTGACAATCGGGGAACCGAAGTTTCCTTCGGGTCTTTTGGTTTGAAGTCTCAAGAAGGGGGCCATATAACCGCCCAACAAATTGAAGCCGGCCGCAAAGCCATATCGCGTTACGTTCAGAAAGGAGGACGAATGTGGATCAGAATATTTCCTGATCGTCCCAAAACCGCTAAACCTCCGGAGGTCGGGATGGGAGCCGGAAAGGGCGATTTGGTCGGATATTTCGCGATGGTTAAGGCCGGGCGAGTTATTTTTGAGGTGGACGGTCTAAGCGATGAAAACGCGCACGAATCTCTGCGCAAAGCCGGAGCCAAACTGGGACTTAAAACCAAAATAGTAAAAAGATGA
- the rpsC gene encoding 30S ribosomal protein S3 yields MTHRVHPYSFRLGQVRDWKSRWFDLRNYRKFLKADVKLRSWLNDRLIKMYVSKIEIERSPTLLKIIIHTSRPGLIIGRSGAGANSLKKEIEKFFEKFGLNRPRELQLAIEEIKSPETDAAVVSRMVAESLEKRLPFRRVLKQILSKVSSHKEVLGVKVALAGRLDGAEMSRREWLSDGRIPLQTIRADIDFARTRAHLPYGDIGIKVWIYKGEVFSEK; encoded by the coding sequence ATGACCCATCGAGTTCACCCATATTCATTCAGATTAGGCCAGGTTCGCGATTGGAAATCGCGCTGGTTTGATTTGCGCAATTACCGTAAATTTTTAAAAGCCGACGTTAAATTGCGTTCGTGGCTTAATGATCGTCTTATTAAGATGTATGTTTCAAAAATAGAAATTGAAAGATCGCCCACGCTTTTGAAAATCATAATCCACACTTCAAGGCCCGGCCTTATCATCGGGAGATCCGGAGCCGGCGCGAATTCTTTAAAAAAGGAAATAGAAAAGTTTTTTGAGAAGTTTGGTCTGAACCGGCCTCGCGAATTGCAGCTGGCGATTGAGGAAATAAAGAGTCCGGAAACGGACGCGGCGGTGGTCTCCAGAATGGTGGCCGAAAGTTTGGAAAAAAGGCTCCCTTTCAGAAGAGTGCTCAAGCAGATTTTAAGCAAGGTGTCTTCCCACAAAGAGGTCTTGGGGGTGAAAGTTGCTTTAGCCGGACGTCTTGACGGCGCCGAAATGAGCCGGCGCGAATGGCTTTCGGACGGCCGGATTCCTTTGCAGACCATAAGGGCCGACATTGATTTTGCGCGGACCAGAGCCCACCTGCCTTACGGCGATATCGGCATAAAGGTCTGGATTTATAAGGGCGAGGTATTTTCCGAAAAATAA
- the rplV gene encoding 50S ribosomal protein L22: MKAELNYIRIAPRKLRLVADAIRGKNIDEVRTILKFSKKGAAKPMAKLLESAAANARNNLSSLPKNLYISKLTVDEGPVFKRFMARARGVPSLIRKKTSRVRLVLAEKEK, translated from the coding sequence ATGAAAGCCGAATTAAATTACATTAGAATAGCTCCCAGAAAATTAAGATTGGTGGCCGACGCTATCAGGGGCAAAAATATAGACGAAGTCCGGACAATTTTGAAATTTTCCAAAAAAGGAGCGGCCAAGCCCATGGCTAAGCTTTTGGAATCGGCCGCGGCCAATGCCCGCAATAATTTAAGTTCGTTGCCCAAAAATCTTTATATTTCAAAATTGACCGTAGATGAAGGCCCGGTTTTCAAACGTTTCATGGCGCGGGCCAGAGGCGTTCCGTCGCTTATCAGAAAAAAAACAAGCCGCGTAAGACTCGTTCTCGCAGAAAAAGAGAAATAA
- the rpsS gene encoding 30S ribosomal protein S19, protein MTRSAKKGPYVDPKLLKKISRLPAGSREVIKTWSRNSQISPEMVGYVFGVHNGREFISVSVSEEMVGHRLGEFSPTKKFTRHGGRMQRELEQKETESVKAAAKTP, encoded by the coding sequence ATGACGCGAAGCGCGAAAAAAGGTCCGTATGTGGACCCAAAATTATTGAAAAAGATAAGCCGGCTTCCAGCCGGTTCAAGGGAGGTTATTAAGACCTGGTCCAGAAATTCCCAAATTTCTCCGGAGATGGTCGGCTATGTTTTCGGAGTTCATAACGGCCGCGAGTTTATATCGGTATCCGTCAGCGAAGAGATGGTCGGACATCGTTTGGGCGAATTTTCTCCGACTAAAAAATTTACGAGGCACGGCGGGCGTATGCAAAGAGAACTGGAACAGAAAGAAACCGAATCGGTGAAGGCCGCCGCTAAAACGCCGTAG
- the rplB gene encoding 50S ribosomal protein L2 produces the protein MKSYKPTTPSRRHMQVAEYKALVYSVQPRKSLTKGMKKSAGRNNRGRITVRHRGGGAKRLQRIVDFKYDKLDVPARVVSAEYDPGRSGFIGLVLYRDGEYRYHLLPVGIKAGDEVIISEHAPIKPGNRLPLRLIPSGTSVYNVEIEPGSGAKLVRAAAGRAEILAHEEKYSQIKMPSGEIRRINKNSWASVGQVSNEERSFITIGKAGRSRHMGIRPTVRGSAMNPVDHPYGGGEGRTLRGTRRPKNLWGRGTRGVKTRKRHKYSNSLILQKRKK, from the coding sequence ATGAAATCTTATAAACCCACAACTCCATCGCGCCGTCATATGCAAGTTGCTGAATATAAAGCGCTTGTGTATTCGGTCCAGCCCCGAAAAAGTCTGACTAAAGGTATGAAAAAATCCGCCGGACGGAATAATCGAGGGCGGATAACCGTTCGTCATAGAGGCGGCGGGGCAAAAAGGCTCCAGAGAATAGTTGATTTTAAATACGACAAGTTGGATGTTCCGGCTCGTGTCGTATCAGCGGAATATGATCCCGGGCGGTCGGGATTCATAGGGCTGGTGCTTTATCGTGACGGCGAATACAGGTATCATCTTTTGCCTGTTGGAATCAAGGCGGGCGACGAGGTTATTATTTCCGAACATGCTCCGATTAAACCCGGGAATCGTTTGCCGCTTCGCTTGATTCCTTCGGGAACATCGGTTTATAATGTTGAAATTGAGCCAGGATCAGGAGCTAAACTTGTAAGAGCTGCCGCAGGCCGCGCCGAGATTTTAGCCCATGAGGAAAAATACAGCCAGATTAAGATGCCGTCCGGGGAGATAAGGCGGATAAATAAAAATTCCTGGGCCTCCGTTGGCCAGGTTTCCAATGAGGAAAGAAGTTTCATCACTATCGGTAAGGCTGGCAGGTCCAGACATATGGGCATCAGACCGACCGTGAGGGGGTCGGCAATGAATCCGGTTGATCATCCTTATGGAGGCGGTGAGGGCAGGACTTTGCGCGGAACAAGAAGGCCGAAGAATCTTTGGGGCCGGGGCACGAGAGGAGTAAAGACGCGAAAGCGCCACAAGTATTCCAACTCGCTGATTCTCCAAAAAAGAAAAAAATAA
- the rplW gene encoding 50S ribosomal protein L23, translating into MNLLDFFKKKEKRKRLEKIVSRRDVVLEPDEVEKKEERKNLGESKHAASTLLRPKITEKSSIMKEEGVYVFNVAYEASKKDIKMAVEELYKVKVDKVNVINMPPRLRSFGRKFGHSPGYRKALVRLSRGHKIEFT; encoded by the coding sequence ATGAATCTGCTTGATTTTTTTAAGAAAAAAGAAAAAAGAAAAAGGCTTGAAAAAATTGTTTCCAGGCGCGATGTTGTTTTGGAGCCGGACGAGGTTGAGAAAAAAGAGGAACGTAAAAATCTGGGGGAATCTAAACACGCGGCTTCCACCCTGCTTCGCCCCAAAATAACTGAAAAATCTTCTATTATGAAAGAAGAAGGCGTTTATGTCTTTAACGTGGCTTACGAAGCTTCCAAGAAAGATATAAAAATGGCGGTTGAAGAATTATATAAAGTAAAAGTTGATAAAGTGAACGTGATAAATATGCCCCCGCGTTTAAGAAGTTTCGGCCGGAAATTCGGCCATAGTCCCGGATACCGCAAGGCCTTGGTTAGGCTCTCTCGGGGTCATAAAATAGAATTCACATAA
- the rplD gene encoding 50S ribosomal protein L4 — translation MEVSVYNLKAEKVDTLELPEKIFALKWNADLVHQVIESMRSQSRKGLAQARGRGDVSGGGKKPWRQKGTGRARHGSTRSPIWVGGGVTHGPTNEKKYGRKINKKAKKKALFMILSKKMADQEMMIMDEVLLLESKTKKAREALTALGKIKGFEGLAKKGSKIIVAAKDRNTHLAFRNIYGVKTLEARNINPLDLLAVKYLILGQKDLLNLVKI, via the coding sequence ATGGAAGTCTCCGTATACAACTTAAAAGCCGAAAAAGTGGACACTCTGGAATTGCCGGAGAAAATTTTTGCTTTGAAATGGAACGCGGATTTGGTTCATCAGGTGATAGAATCCATGCGCTCCCAAAGCCGAAAAGGACTTGCTCAGGCTCGGGGGCGCGGAGATGTTTCCGGCGGTGGAAAAAAGCCTTGGCGCCAGAAAGGAACCGGCAGGGCTCGCCACGGCTCAACGCGTTCTCCGATATGGGTCGGCGGAGGGGTGACTCATGGACCGACGAACGAAAAAAAATACGGCCGGAAAATAAACAAAAAAGCCAAAAAGAAAGCTTTATTTATGATTTTATCCAAAAAGATGGCTGATCAAGAAATGATGATTATGGATGAGGTTTTATTGCTTGAGTCCAAAACCAAAAAAGCCAGAGAAGCTCTGACAGCCCTGGGTAAAATTAAAGGATTTGAAGGTTTGGCTAAAAAGGGGTCTAAAATCATAGTTGCGGCTAAAGACAGAAATACCCACCTGGCTTTTCGCAATATTTACGGCGTCAAAACTTTGGAAGCCAGAAATATCAATCCTCTTGATTTGCTGGCGGTAAAATATCTGATTCTGGGTCAAAAAGACCTTTTAAATTTAGTCAAGATTTAA
- the rplC gene encoding 50S ribosomal protein L3, with translation MSFILGQKKEMTQVFSEDGHLTPATLIEAGPVVIVQLKTPEKDGYKSVQIGYGFKNSKHIKKPQKGHLKKISNFSAFAPPPKATEGYSKASADRQFSISNVKWLKEFRVEKPEDFQPGDVIGAGVFKEGDKVRVSAISKGKGFQGVVRRHGFAGGPRTHGQKHSEREAGSIGGGGRSGGRVTKGMRMPGRMGGRRVTMRNLKILKVDSENNLILVSGAVPGRRGTLVEIRN, from the coding sequence ATGAGTTTTATTTTAGGACAAAAAAAGGAAATGACGCAGGTTTTTTCAGAGGACGGCCATCTGACGCCGGCGACTCTGATCGAGGCGGGTCCTGTGGTTATCGTTCAGCTGAAAACCCCCGAAAAGGACGGATATAAATCCGTTCAGATTGGGTATGGTTTCAAAAATTCCAAACACATTAAAAAACCTCAAAAGGGACATCTTAAAAAAATTTCCAATTTTTCCGCCTTCGCTCCTCCGCCAAAGGCTACGGAAGGATACAGTAAAGCTTCGGCGGACAGGCAATTTTCGATTTCCAATGTGAAATGGTTAAAGGAGTTCAGGGTTGAAAAGCCGGAAGATTTTCAACCCGGAGATGTTATTGGCGCAGGAGTTTTTAAAGAAGGCGATAAAGTAAGGGTTTCCGCGATTTCCAAGGGTAAGGGTTTTCAGGGCGTGGTTAGGCGCCATGGGTTCGCGGGCGGGCCGAGGACTCATGGTCAGAAGCATTCCGAGAGGGAAGCCGGTTCAATAGGCGGCGGAGGCCGATCCGGAGGCCGGGTTACAAAGGGTATGCGCATGCCCGGAAGGATGGGCGGACGGCGCGTTACTATGCGCAATCTGAAAATCCTTAAAGTGGATTCTGAAAACAATCTGATTTTGGTGTCCGGAGCGGTTCCCGGAAGACGCGGGACGTTGGTAGAGATAAGAAATTAA
- the rpsJ gene encoding 30S ribosomal protein S10, whose amino-acid sequence MKTAEKPKALKKEERQKLRIRVRGYDNKILDSSVKQIVDTSLRYGAEIVGPVPLPTEIRKYTVNRSTFVHKNSREQFEMRVHKRLIDILNTNPKIIDSLTNLNLPAGVDIEVKMM is encoded by the coding sequence ATAAAGACAGCCGAGAAGCCAAAGGCTCTCAAAAAAGAAGAACGCCAGAAATTGCGTATACGCGTGCGCGGCTATGACAATAAGATTCTGGATTCCAGCGTAAAACAGATAGTGGACACTTCTTTGAGATACGGAGCCGAGATAGTCGGTCCTGTTCCTTTGCCGACCGAGATAAGAAAATATACCGTTAATCGTTCAACCTTCGTCCATAAAAATTCCCGGGAACAGTTCGAGATGCGCGTCCATAAAAGATTGATTGATATTTTGAATACCAATCCTAAAATCATAGATTCTCTGACAAATCTTAATCTTCCCGCAGGTGTGGACATAGAAGTTAAAATGATGTAA